A section of the Myxococcus virescens genome encodes:
- a CDS encoding class I SAM-dependent methyltransferase, whose amino-acid sequence MQVDFGRTSSDYVRHRAGFPEAFFERLDREGLLRPGLRAVDLGTGTGTVARGLAQRGAVVTGLDVSADMLDAARGLASGMGLGIDFRQAPAENTGLPSQAFDVVVAGQCWHWFDRAAAAREAARLLVPGGRLVIAHFDWLPLPGNVVEATERLIERFNPGAPAPFVSLSQSSGVYPPWYRDAAEAGFTQLTSFSFDVSVSYSPRAWRGRIRASAKVGASMPASAVSRFDAALADLLAEGFPADPLDIPHRVFALLATRP is encoded by the coding sequence ATGCAGGTGGACTTCGGACGCACGTCGTCGGACTACGTGAGGCACCGGGCGGGCTTTCCGGAAGCCTTCTTCGAACGGCTCGACAGGGAGGGCCTCCTTCGTCCGGGCCTCCGCGCCGTCGACCTGGGGACGGGCACGGGCACGGTGGCCCGGGGATTGGCCCAGCGCGGCGCCGTGGTGACGGGGCTGGATGTGTCCGCGGACATGCTGGATGCCGCGCGTGGGCTCGCCTCTGGGATGGGGCTGGGCATCGACTTCCGACAGGCGCCCGCGGAGAACACGGGTCTGCCGTCACAGGCGTTCGACGTGGTGGTCGCGGGGCAGTGCTGGCACTGGTTCGACCGGGCCGCCGCAGCGCGTGAGGCCGCGCGGTTGCTCGTTCCCGGGGGCCGTCTGGTCATCGCCCACTTCGACTGGCTGCCGCTGCCCGGCAACGTGGTGGAGGCCACCGAGCGGCTCATCGAGCGCTTCAACCCAGGGGCTCCCGCGCCCTTCGTGTCCTTGAGCCAGTCTTCCGGTGTCTATCCTCCGTGGTACCGCGACGCCGCCGAGGCGGGCTTCACCCAGCTCACCTCGTTCTCCTTCGACGTGTCCGTGTCGTACAGCCCCCGCGCGTGGCGGGGCCGCATCCGCGCCAGCGCGAAGGTGGGCGCGTCCATGCCTGCGAGCGCGGTGAGCCGCTTCGACGCCGCGCTCGCGGACCTGCTCGCCGAGGGCTTTCCAGCGGACCCGCTCGACATCCCCCACCGCGTCTTCGCGCTGCTCGCGACGCGACCCTGA
- a CDS encoding ATP synthase F0 subunit C, translated as MTNLALAFLAAGLGAGLSIIGAALGIGKLAAAAMDATGRQPAAGGDIRTTMIIAAALIEGATLFALVVCILLATKA; from the coding sequence ATGACCAACCTCGCTCTTGCCTTCCTCGCCGCCGGTCTGGGTGCCGGTCTCTCCATCATCGGTGCCGCGCTCGGCATTGGTAAGCTGGCCGCCGCCGCCATGGACGCCACGGGCCGTCAGCCGGCCGCGGGCGGCGACATCCGCACCACGATGATCATCGCGGCGGCCCTCATCGAAGGCGCCACGCTGTTCGCGCTGGTCGTTTGCATCCTGCTCGCCACCAAGGCTTAA
- a CDS encoding YbhB/YbcL family Raf kinase inhibitor-like protein: protein MPKPLVLTSPRFKDGDLIPIAYTGEGEDISPPLQWTDMPAGTKSLALIVEDPDAPDPRNPQMTFSHWVVYNIPPSAQGLPEGATPDVLPEGARQGQNDFRRQNYGGPMPPVGMHRYYFRLFALDTVLPDLGRATRTQLREAMEGHIVGQAELIGLYTKVHHRGAESPGATPA from the coding sequence ATGCCGAAGCCGCTCGTGCTCACGTCCCCCCGCTTCAAGGACGGCGACCTCATCCCCATTGCCTACACCGGCGAGGGCGAGGACATCTCACCGCCGCTGCAATGGACGGACATGCCCGCCGGGACGAAGAGCCTGGCCCTCATCGTGGAGGATCCGGACGCGCCAGACCCGCGCAATCCCCAGATGACCTTCTCCCACTGGGTTGTCTACAACATCCCACCTTCGGCCCAGGGCCTGCCGGAAGGCGCCACGCCGGACGTCCTCCCAGAGGGCGCCCGCCAGGGTCAGAACGACTTCCGCCGCCAGAACTACGGGGGCCCCATGCCGCCCGTGGGCATGCACCGGTACTACTTCCGCCTGTTCGCCCTGGACACGGTGCTGCCGGACCTGGGCCGCGCCACGCGCACACAGCTCCGGGAGGCCATGGAAGGCCACATCGTGGGACAGGCGGAGCTCATCGGCCTGTACACCAAGGTCCACCACCGCGGCGCGGAGTCCCCCGGGGCCACTCCCGCCTGA
- the atpB gene encoding F0F1 ATP synthase subunit A: MRKAMVLFASLFAATAWAAGSEDDVPGYILHHVVDSPYLEIEVPLSSPIHAFDFPQWHVPLKANGCAPRMTEHGEEIPGLMDGCLDMSITKHTLMMWLAALLLMATLFIWGNRDKTKLVPRGAGANILEMLVLFVRDELAIKNIGKEEGPRYVPFLLTVFFFILFMNLLGMVPWMATATGNLAVTLALALCTFVITQVAGIRAAGLGGYLKHLTGGVAPWLWPIMVPVEVLGLFTKPFALTMRLFANMLAGHIVYFFLLGLIFLLGHPAVAAVSVPFAFAIFLLELFVAFVQAYVFAMLSALFIGMSVAMGHHHDDHGHDHPEAGPSHDHGKAHHV, from the coding sequence ATGCGCAAGGCAATGGTGCTGTTCGCCAGTCTGTTTGCTGCCACGGCGTGGGCCGCGGGGTCTGAAGACGACGTGCCGGGGTACATCCTCCACCACGTCGTGGACTCGCCCTATCTGGAGATCGAGGTCCCGCTCAGCAGCCCCATCCACGCGTTTGACTTCCCGCAGTGGCACGTCCCGCTGAAGGCCAATGGGTGCGCGCCCCGGATGACGGAGCACGGTGAGGAGATTCCGGGCCTCATGGACGGCTGCCTGGACATGTCCATCACGAAGCACACCCTGATGATGTGGCTGGCCGCGCTGCTGCTGATGGCCACCCTGTTCATCTGGGGCAACCGCGACAAGACGAAGCTGGTGCCGCGCGGCGCGGGCGCCAACATCCTCGAGATGCTGGTGCTGTTCGTTCGTGACGAGCTGGCCATCAAGAACATCGGCAAGGAGGAGGGCCCCCGCTACGTGCCCTTCCTGCTCACCGTGTTCTTCTTCATCCTCTTCATGAACCTGCTGGGCATGGTTCCCTGGATGGCGACCGCCACCGGCAACCTGGCCGTCACCCTGGCGCTGGCGCTGTGCACCTTCGTCATCACCCAGGTGGCGGGTATCCGCGCGGCGGGTCTGGGCGGCTACCTGAAGCACCTGACGGGCGGCGTGGCCCCCTGGTTGTGGCCCATCATGGTTCCGGTGGAGGTGCTGGGTCTGTTCACCAAGCCCTTCGCCCTCACGATGCGTCTGTTCGCCAACATGCTGGCGGGCCACATCGTCTACTTCTTCCTCCTGGGCCTCATCTTCCTCCTCGGCCACCCCGCGGTGGCGGCGGTGAGCGTGCCCTTCGCCTTCGCCATCTTCCTGCTCGAGCTGTTCGTGGCCTTCGTGCAGGCGTACGTCTTCGCGATGCTGTCGGCGCTGTTCATCGGCATGAGCGTGGCCATGGGTCACCACCATGACGACCACGGCCACGACCACCCGGAAGCGGGCCCCAGCCACGACCATGGCAAGGCGCACCACGTCTAG
- the ychF gene encoding redox-regulated ATPase YchF, producing MGLSIGIVGLPNVGKSTLFNALSAAGAQAANYPFCTIEPNVGVVPVPDDRLDQLSALIKPLKKVPTSLEFVDIAGLVRGASKGEGLGNQFLGNIRQVNAVLHVLRCFEDDNVTHVEGGVNPVRDRDVVDTELCLKDLETVEKRRERTLKNTKVGGKAGEEAKAEVALLDRIKAGLDNGITVRAQKLTEEESAVIHDLFLLTDKPVLYVANIGEAELGKEDANPHVKAVREMAAKEGFEVVVLAAALESEIQQLPESERPGFLESAGLSEPGLHKVVRAGYKLLGLWTYFTVGEQECRAWTIHQGYKAPQAAGVIHSDFERGFIKAEVMRWEDLVKLGSESAVKEKGLLRVEGKEYVVQDGDCMHFRFNV from the coding sequence ATGGGTCTATCCATCGGAATCGTCGGGCTGCCCAACGTCGGCAAGTCCACCCTGTTCAACGCGCTGTCGGCCGCGGGCGCGCAGGCGGCCAACTATCCCTTCTGCACCATCGAGCCCAACGTGGGCGTGGTGCCCGTGCCGGATGACCGCCTGGACCAGCTGTCCGCGCTCATCAAGCCGCTGAAGAAGGTGCCCACCTCGCTGGAGTTCGTGGACATCGCCGGCCTGGTGCGCGGCGCGTCCAAGGGCGAAGGCCTGGGCAACCAGTTCCTGGGCAACATCCGCCAGGTCAACGCCGTGCTCCACGTGCTGCGCTGCTTCGAGGACGACAACGTCACCCACGTCGAGGGCGGGGTGAATCCGGTGCGGGACCGGGACGTGGTCGATACGGAGCTGTGCCTCAAGGACCTGGAGACGGTGGAGAAGCGCCGCGAGCGCACCTTGAAGAACACGAAGGTGGGCGGCAAGGCCGGCGAAGAGGCCAAGGCCGAGGTGGCGTTGCTGGACCGCATCAAGGCGGGCCTGGACAACGGCATCACCGTGCGCGCCCAGAAGCTCACCGAGGAGGAGAGCGCCGTCATCCATGACCTGTTCCTGCTCACCGACAAGCCCGTGCTGTACGTGGCGAACATTGGCGAGGCGGAGCTGGGCAAGGAGGACGCGAACCCCCACGTGAAGGCCGTTCGGGAGATGGCCGCGAAGGAGGGCTTCGAGGTGGTGGTGCTCGCCGCCGCGCTGGAGTCCGAAATCCAGCAGCTTCCGGAGTCGGAGCGTCCGGGCTTCCTGGAGAGCGCGGGCCTGTCCGAGCCGGGCCTGCACAAGGTGGTGCGCGCCGGCTACAAGCTGCTGGGCCTGTGGACGTACTTCACCGTGGGCGAGCAGGAGTGCCGCGCGTGGACCATCCACCAGGGCTACAAGGCCCCGCAGGCGGCCGGCGTCATCCACTCCGACTTCGAGCGCGGCTTCATCAAGGCCGAGGTGATGCGCTGGGAGGATCTGGTGAAGCTGGGCAGCGAGTCCGCCGTGAAGGAGAAGGGCCTGCTGCGCGTGGAAGGCAAGGAGTACGTCGTCCAGGACGGCGACTGCATGCACTTCCGCTTCAACGTGTAG
- a CDS encoding ATP-binding protein: MKTAAEIGAAYGPFDAMSVGVCVVRDGRFVYVNEALVTMSGYPREGVLGEPATLLVSAASAAELASRHARRKRGEPVPTTYETMLRTTEGERRVELTVIPSGTEWVVLVRDVSARARRRSVLQRLAELGASLPSLRTEGEVLRRMFSSVEELGLGCAWLSPDRLGVRLGQTFVPPGMVPTEAAALSGRWVRDVVGQWPPLLKRAWRDGAAYTDELPQEAECFLRGARGVLVRQGIQRAGQTRAIAVRIDVEGQPRAMLALVADWLREEELPPVRLFGAQVSAALDAALTISRLSAQNTALAALNRLASVTASAPHPQALFAPGTDEIAGLLGCDAVAVLLPADDGEVELAYSSGLDTEGAKDFTRRWRDGNLCLQAQREGIPLEREVESCPDDLSEELRRQGFRTVVVVPLRVRSRGVGTLSALFRERRPLTPLERETLQAMGSHFAAAIESHRLLHELRGRAEDLALLHEVAKALAATLELDKLLHIGATSLARIVDTSDAYVFLPDASGERLQLRAMTGGSPELQGPALPLLPADASLASVAFHTREVVLVEDARSDLRVNEEVRRLPGARAFLVLPLVVHERPMGVMMAVETRRPRRFTLAEVERASAIANQLALAREGARLVEDLQASYVELARTQAQLVRRERLAALGELSAVVAHEVRNPLGAIFNSVASIRRIVGPDSAAVPLLDIVGEESDRLNRIVADLLTFARPPAPHPYAVPLSPLVEDAVRGALAEAPGQVRVELDLADDVPSVTVDERMMRQAFLNLAINAVQAMPQGGMLRASVRRATGTPEVEVQFVDSGPGISPDVRARIFEPFFTTKAKGTGLGLAVVKRIIESHQGRVALESLPGQGTTFRLYLPLDTSAAAISEGW, translated from the coding sequence GTGAAAACCGCCGCCGAAATCGGGGCAGCCTACGGCCCCTTCGATGCGATGTCCGTGGGTGTCTGCGTCGTCCGTGACGGCCGCTTCGTCTATGTGAACGAAGCGCTGGTGACGATGTCGGGCTACCCGCGCGAGGGCGTGCTGGGTGAGCCCGCCACGCTCCTCGTCTCGGCGGCGAGCGCGGCGGAGCTGGCGTCCCGCCATGCCCGTCGCAAGCGCGGCGAGCCCGTCCCCACCACGTACGAGACGATGCTGCGCACCACCGAAGGGGAGCGGCGGGTGGAGCTGACCGTCATCCCCAGCGGCACGGAGTGGGTCGTGCTGGTACGCGACGTGTCGGCGAGGGCCCGGCGCCGCAGCGTGCTCCAGCGGCTGGCCGAGCTGGGCGCGAGCCTGCCCTCCCTGCGCACCGAGGGCGAGGTGCTGCGCAGGATGTTCTCCAGCGTGGAGGAGCTGGGGCTTGGCTGCGCGTGGCTTTCGCCAGACCGGCTGGGCGTCCGGCTGGGGCAGACATTCGTGCCGCCCGGCATGGTGCCCACGGAAGCCGCGGCACTGAGTGGCCGCTGGGTACGGGATGTGGTGGGCCAGTGGCCTCCCCTGCTGAAGCGCGCCTGGCGCGACGGCGCGGCCTACACAGACGAGTTGCCCCAGGAGGCTGAGTGCTTCCTCCGAGGCGCCCGGGGTGTGCTGGTTCGCCAGGGCATCCAGCGCGCCGGGCAGACGCGCGCCATCGCGGTGCGCATCGACGTGGAGGGCCAGCCCCGGGCCATGCTCGCGCTGGTGGCGGACTGGCTGCGCGAGGAGGAGCTTCCACCCGTGCGCCTCTTCGGCGCGCAGGTGTCCGCGGCGCTGGACGCGGCGCTCACCATCTCCCGCCTGTCCGCGCAGAACACGGCGCTGGCGGCGCTCAACCGCCTGGCCTCGGTGACGGCCTCCGCGCCGCACCCCCAGGCCCTGTTCGCTCCGGGGACCGACGAAATCGCCGGGCTCCTGGGTTGCGACGCGGTGGCGGTGCTCCTGCCAGCGGACGATGGCGAAGTGGAGCTCGCGTACTCAAGCGGCCTGGACACCGAAGGCGCGAAGGACTTCACGCGGCGCTGGCGGGATGGAAACCTGTGCCTCCAGGCGCAACGAGAAGGCATCCCGCTGGAGCGCGAGGTGGAGTCCTGTCCGGACGACCTGAGCGAGGAACTGCGCCGGCAGGGCTTCCGCACCGTGGTGGTCGTCCCCCTGCGGGTGCGCTCGCGGGGCGTGGGCACCCTGTCCGCCCTCTTCCGGGAACGACGGCCCCTGACGCCGCTCGAACGAGAGACGTTGCAGGCCATGGGCAGCCACTTCGCGGCGGCCATCGAATCCCACCGGCTGCTGCATGAGCTTCGTGGCCGCGCCGAGGACCTGGCGCTGCTGCACGAGGTGGCCAAGGCGCTGGCGGCCACCCTGGAACTGGACAAGCTCCTGCACATTGGCGCCACCAGCCTGGCGCGCATCGTGGACACGTCGGATGCCTACGTGTTCCTGCCGGATGCCTCGGGAGAACGGCTCCAGCTTCGCGCGATGACGGGAGGCTCACCGGAGCTTCAAGGGCCCGCCCTGCCACTCCTCCCGGCCGATGCGTCACTCGCGTCGGTGGCGTTCCACACGCGCGAGGTGGTGCTGGTGGAGGACGCCCGCTCAGACCTGCGCGTCAACGAGGAGGTGCGGCGCCTGCCCGGTGCCCGAGCATTCCTGGTGCTCCCCCTGGTGGTCCACGAGCGCCCCATGGGCGTGATGATGGCGGTGGAGACGCGGCGGCCACGGCGCTTCACGCTCGCGGAGGTGGAGCGAGCCAGCGCCATCGCCAACCAACTGGCGCTGGCCCGCGAGGGCGCGCGGCTGGTGGAGGATCTTCAAGCCAGCTACGTGGAGCTGGCCCGGACGCAGGCCCAGTTGGTGCGCCGCGAACGGCTGGCCGCGCTGGGCGAGCTGTCCGCCGTGGTCGCCCATGAAGTGCGCAATCCACTGGGTGCCATCTTCAACTCGGTGGCGTCCATCCGCCGCATCGTCGGGCCGGACAGCGCGGCGGTGCCGCTGCTGGACATCGTCGGGGAGGAGTCGGACCGGCTCAACCGCATCGTCGCGGACCTGCTCACCTTCGCGCGGCCACCCGCGCCGCATCCCTATGCCGTGCCGCTGTCCCCCCTGGTGGAGGACGCGGTGCGAGGCGCGCTGGCGGAGGCGCCGGGCCAGGTGCGCGTGGAGCTGGACCTGGCGGACGATGTCCCCTCGGTGACGGTGGACGAGCGGATGATGCGTCAGGCCTTCCTCAACCTCGCCATCAACGCCGTGCAGGCCATGCCTCAGGGCGGCATGCTGCGCGCGAGTGTCCGGCGCGCGACGGGGACTCCCGAGGTCGAAGTTCAGTTCGTGGACAGCGGGCCGGGCATCTCCCCCGACGTGCGGGCGCGCATCTTCGAGCCCTTCTTCACCACCAAGGCCAAGGGCACCGGCTTGGGGCTGGCGGTGGTGAAGCGCATCATCGAGTCGCACCAGGGCCGGGTCGCGCTGGAATCCCTGCCGGGCCAGGGCACCACCTTCCGGCTCTATCTCCCGCTGGACACCTCCGCCGCGGCGATAAGCGAAGGCTGGTAA
- a CDS encoding AtpZ/AtpI family protein: protein MEVKEPRKPGGSDSSELGETARQMRAAQPYISAVWKLVGGAVVGVLGGYWLDGWLGTGPWLMVVLSLVGICVGFYGFLHEMARLGKRK from the coding sequence ATGGAAGTGAAGGAGCCCCGGAAACCGGGCGGTTCGGACAGCAGCGAGTTGGGGGAGACGGCCCGGCAGATGCGGGCGGCGCAACCCTACATCTCGGCGGTGTGGAAGCTGGTGGGTGGAGCGGTGGTGGGCGTGCTGGGCGGCTACTGGCTGGATGGGTGGTTGGGGACGGGCCCCTGGTTGATGGTGGTGCTGAGCCTGGTGGGTATCTGCGTGGGCTTCTATGGGTTCCTCCATGAGATGGCCCGGCTGGGGAAGCGGAAGTGA
- the atpF gene encoding F0F1 ATP synthase subunit B, which yields MFLPSVLAASNLVKVQPGLIFWTLVTFVIAAVVLKWKAWGPILSLVEEREKQIASSIESAKRERAEAEKLLADQKTAIAEARREAAEMMRRNTQEMEKFREELMAKSRKEAEELKLSARREIDEQKAKAIAEVRAMAVDLAMEVAGKLISERMDDSKQRALAEQFVQGLPLNSTSATGAVRRTA from the coding sequence ATGTTCCTGCCCTCCGTCCTCGCCGCCAGTAACCTCGTGAAGGTCCAGCCGGGCCTCATCTTCTGGACCCTGGTCACCTTCGTCATCGCCGCCGTCGTCCTGAAGTGGAAGGCGTGGGGCCCCATCCTTTCGCTGGTCGAGGAGCGCGAGAAGCAGATCGCCAGCTCCATCGAGAGCGCCAAGCGTGAGCGCGCCGAGGCGGAGAAGCTGCTGGCCGACCAGAAGACGGCCATCGCCGAGGCCCGTCGCGAGGCCGCGGAGATGATGCGCCGCAACACGCAGGAGATGGAGAAGTTCCGCGAGGAGCTCATGGCCAAGAGCCGCAAGGAGGCCGAGGAGCTCAAGCTGAGCGCGCGTCGCGAGATTGACGAGCAGAAGGCGAAGGCCATCGCCGAGGTCCGCGCCATGGCGGTCGACCTGGCCATGGAAGTCGCCGGCAAGCTCATCAGCGAGCGCATGGACGACAGCAAGCAGCGCGCGCTGGCCGAGCAGTTCGTCCAGGGCCTGCCGCTGAACAGCACCAGCGCCACTGGCGCCGTGCGCCGCACTGCCTAA
- a CDS encoding cupin domain-containing protein, producing MSSHPHVVHEPELPWTEVTQGPRVAYRRKQLGAAAKGRKLGCSLMELPPGKHAWPRHYHLANEEAYFILAGTGRLRLGDDTLAVTAGDYVALPVGPGGAHQLLNDGTETLRYLAFSTMVEPDVMVYPDSGKVVISAGSAPGGDKAARSLFTTLPLSAEVDYWSGEER from the coding sequence ATGTCCTCGCATCCTCACGTCGTCCACGAGCCTGAGCTTCCCTGGACCGAAGTCACGCAAGGTCCCCGGGTGGCGTACCGCCGCAAGCAACTGGGCGCCGCCGCCAAGGGCCGCAAGCTGGGGTGCAGCTTGATGGAGCTGCCCCCCGGCAAACACGCGTGGCCGCGGCACTACCACCTGGCCAACGAAGAGGCCTATTTCATCCTCGCGGGCACGGGCCGGCTGCGGCTGGGGGACGACACCCTCGCCGTCACGGCGGGCGACTATGTGGCGCTCCCGGTGGGGCCCGGGGGCGCGCACCAGCTCCTCAACGACGGGACTGAGACGCTGCGCTACCTGGCCTTCTCCACCATGGTGGAGCCGGACGTCATGGTGTACCCGGACTCAGGGAAGGTGGTCATCTCCGCGGGCAGTGCTCCCGGGGGCGACAAGGCCGCTCGGAGCCTGTTCACCACGCTGCCCCTCTCCGCGGAGGTGGACTACTGGAGCGGCGAGGAGCGATAG
- a CDS encoding citrate synthase family protein, whose translation MSRPKGGRSQSRFDHRPEEELVSAAQAAALLGVKRATLYTYVSRGLVRCVPERGTKENRYVRSDLERLKARHDARAGHAAVASGALRWGEPVIDSSVSRVGAEGLAYRGHSAVTLAVEGRAFEDVAELLWTGTLPEEASRWPSPEPAFPPSELAKLLPRGTPPVAALSALVPLLGARDPARFASPPEQERTRARSLLRHLSAWVCVANAPGRVTQALNEPTVAQSLARAWNTRMKRAPELLNRALVLCADHELNVSTFATRVVASSGADLYACLSAALAALSGPKHGGACDRVEALFVEVGRPERAAEVIRERLRRGETITGFGHQLYPDGDPRTPPLVEAARAVSPEVPSVRIASAVLEAMRAAGHPPPSVDFGLVMLAGALSLPPGAGATLFAVGRAAGWVAHVLEQREQGHLLRPRARYVEAKRPGTA comes from the coding sequence ATGAGTAGGCCCAAGGGCGGACGCTCTCAATCTCGATTCGACCATCGACCTGAGGAGGAGCTCGTGAGCGCGGCACAGGCCGCCGCGCTCCTGGGCGTGAAGCGAGCCACGCTCTACACCTACGTGAGCCGAGGCCTCGTGCGCTGTGTGCCGGAGCGAGGCACCAAGGAGAACCGCTATGTGCGCTCCGACCTGGAGCGCCTGAAAGCGCGGCACGACGCGAGAGCGGGACACGCGGCAGTCGCCTCGGGCGCCTTGCGCTGGGGCGAGCCCGTCATCGACTCGTCGGTGTCCCGCGTGGGCGCGGAGGGGCTCGCGTACCGAGGCCATTCGGCGGTGACGCTCGCGGTGGAGGGACGCGCGTTCGAGGACGTGGCCGAGCTGTTGTGGACAGGCACGCTGCCCGAAGAAGCGTCACGGTGGCCCTCACCCGAGCCGGCGTTTCCACCGTCCGAGCTGGCGAAGCTGCTGCCCCGTGGAACACCTCCCGTGGCCGCGCTGTCTGCGTTGGTGCCGCTCCTAGGCGCACGGGACCCGGCGCGCTTTGCCTCTCCGCCTGAGCAGGAGCGCACCCGCGCCCGGAGCCTGCTGCGCCACCTGTCCGCCTGGGTCTGCGTGGCGAACGCGCCGGGGCGGGTGACGCAAGCCTTGAACGAGCCCACGGTGGCGCAATCCCTGGCGCGCGCTTGGAACACCCGCATGAAGCGCGCACCGGAGCTGCTCAACCGCGCGCTGGTGCTGTGCGCGGACCACGAGCTGAACGTGTCCACGTTCGCCACGCGCGTGGTGGCCTCCTCGGGCGCGGACCTCTACGCCTGCCTGAGCGCCGCGCTGGCCGCGCTCTCCGGCCCCAAGCATGGAGGGGCCTGCGACCGCGTGGAGGCGCTGTTCGTGGAGGTGGGACGGCCGGAGCGTGCCGCGGAGGTCATCCGGGAGCGGCTGCGGCGCGGGGAGACAATCACCGGCTTCGGCCATCAGCTCTACCCGGACGGAGACCCGCGAACGCCGCCGCTGGTGGAGGCCGCTCGTGCCGTGAGCCCCGAAGTCCCCAGTGTCCGCATCGCCAGCGCCGTGCTGGAAGCCATGCGCGCGGCGGGACATCCGCCCCCGTCCGTGGACTTCGGGCTGGTGATGCTCGCCGGTGCGCTGAGTCTTCCTCCGGGCGCGGGCGCCACGCTGTTCGCCGTGGGGCGCGCGGCGGGCTGGGTGGCCCACGTCCTGGAGCAACGCGAGCAAGGCCACCTGCTGCGCCCTCGGGCCCGCTACGTGGAAGCGAAGCGTCCAGGCACGGCGTGA